ACTGGAACCCCAGTACTGACACTCAGGTGAGAATGATGTGTAGCTGTGCTCTGTATTGTCAATTGACTGAATTCCACCTTGCAGCTATCCCATATTCTTGATGATGTTTTTGTCTGGTGTTTGTAGTCATATggtcatatatatatactagtacCTTTTGATCCTATCATCATTGTTGAGAATatttgtgtaacaggctgtttaaataatgaaattttgctTATTTAAGCCTTACACGAGCCTGTATCTGGTTTCTACTGTATCTTAAACATGACACTCAAAAAGCAAGCCACAAAAGAGGATGCACTAATGGGGtttctgtttgtagctgcactaaTGTGGGGCGTAAATAGGAGCATGAGTAACAATGGTGTAGATGCTCCTGAAGAATTGTACTTATTAGAGGTGTGGTTTTGTGTTATCAGGCACGGGAGAGGGCGTGGCGTATTGGTCAAGACAAGCAGGTCACTATCTATCGTCTTTTAACCACTGGAACCATTGAAGAGAAGATTTATCACAGgtatgtgtagtgttgtatTCTGGGTACCTCTTTATAATGGATGCTTGGGGCCCAGCTATTTTGGTATATACAATTTTTACTGCTTGGGCTCATTCTCTTATGTTTTTTGTATAATCTGTTTGACAGGCAGATATTTAAACAATTTCTTACCAACCGAATCCTTCGTGATCCTCGCCAAAGAAGATTGTTCAAAACTAATGACCTTTACGATCTCTTCACCCTTGGATCCAGTGACACTCCTAGCAGTGAAACTGGTGCCTTGTTTGCTGGCACTGAATCAGAAGTCAGTGTAGACAGAAAGAAGACACGATCACAAAAGGAGAGACCAAAGAAGCAACCCACTAGTTCTCTTTCAACTACTCATTCCCCTCCTCTCCATACATCAACCACAAGCAGTACACACAATGACACAAGCAGCAGCAAAAGTAGCAGTAATATTAGTGGTAGTAAAACTAAACTGAAGTCAATTGATGAAATTCGAAAGGCATGGCAAGTACAACTATTTGGTAACAAAGAGACTGACACTGATGAAACCAGCTCAAGTACAAtaccatcatcttcatcatctgGGACATGTAATGATAGCACAAGTGGTGAACAGCCACATCGTAAACAAAGGAAGAGAAGACACGATGGTACAAGTAAGAGATGGTTTGTTCTATCTATCCTATGGCTAGCTGTGTACATTAAAAATATTATTTACAGGTGCCCTGGGAGGTTTAGATCTATTAATAGAGTAGCATGCTTGTATTTAAAGTGTGTGTTCCATGAAATTTGAAGAGTACTGTGTAGCTTAAAGGACAATAGTGCTGTTGTTTCAGAGTTTTAATTGGCTGGATGATCTTTAATGTAGTATCCACAATTTCTAGTTTGATTTAGGCATTATTAAGATTTGTACTAAGTTTTTCTGTAATAGTTATTTGAATACAGTTGCTAGATACTTTTGTGTTGTGTTAGTTGTTGATGGTGCTGCTATTATGGGACTGGAGCGTACAGCAGTTTATGAGGAGCAACAAGTTGAGAAAGAGAACAAGAAAGAAAACGACGCTGTATTGAAAATGTTGATGAAGAAGAGTGGTAATTGATTGTGTGTTCTtattgacttgtttgtagagaGAACTTCATTACTGGTCTAAatatgtgtacactaatacaatacAAGTAGGAGTGTTATCTTTCTGGGGGAACATGCCCCCCAGTTCCCCCAGATGTTGGTACTGTATTGTGTGTAGAGATCTGTTGTATTCCTGTTACAGGTCTCCACAGTGCATTCCAACATGATGCAATGGTTAATGGTGGTGACCCAGACTACGTACTGATTGAGTCCGAAGCAGAGCATGTTGCACAAAGTGCTGCTCATGCTCTGCTCCAGAGCAGGCAGCAATGCCAGAATAGGGGGTGGGGCTTGTTAACATGGACTGGGCAAAATGGCACAACTGGGAATCCTTCTATGAGGTCagtttatttttgtaataacttTGGAAAATTTTGAATTGTTGTAGTGAACCCCGCCAGCGATTTGGTAGCGCAAAGCAACTAGTGAAAGCAACACAAAATGAAACAGTATGCATGCTTTGTAGTTCTGTATTCATGTGTTAAAACTGGTGTTGTTTTATTGTATAGGAAGCTACACTTTTCACAGGGGAAGAGCTACAGTGTGGTATAGAGAGTAATACAGCAGGGTCAGCTAGCTTCTCGTCTTCACTTCTACTGAACAAGATACAACAGAGAAATGCTCACAAGAATGGCACCAATCTGCCAGTGAACTCTGGTCACGTTGAACAACTTCGAGAAATTCGTGACTTCATTGCCTGTCAGTGTAGTAAAGATGGCCAGGCTACTACAGCAGAGTTGATATCACACTTCTCTGGATCATCATATGCTGATAATCAGTCAACGTTTCGATCGATGTTAAATGAGATCTGCGAGTTTTATCGTGAGGATGGTGTTGGGACATGGAGATTAAAACCAGAATATAGATACTGATGTGTTTATAAAAATAgctacaaatattgtaaaataatgattttatattgtacaaaatcACAGTCTTTTTCAATGAAAATAAGGGTAATCATGAAAATTTTCTTTGATAAAATCAATACAGTATTCCATCATTTATGGCCTCAAACATGTCCTGTAGTTGGCGTTGTGATAGTCTTCTTAATAGGTCACCCATTGTTATGTCAGATGATTTCTTTCCTATAGACTCAGCATAATGATCACTAAAGAAATCAATGCTGTTTGGTAGAACATCACCAACTCTCTTTGAAAACAACACATGTTTGTAGTTAGTGAAATTCTGAAGTGCCTGTGGAGATCCAGAGGCTGCAACCATTGTTTCCACTAAACGGATGTCAATCCAACTGAAGTATTGAGAATCAGCAAGCATATCTAGCAATGCATCAACATTTACTGTCATTGATATTCTGGACATTAGGTCTTTATGTAACTGCATTGCTTTTGCTTGTGTAACACAAGCTCTTCTCATAGTAAGGAAATCAGCTTTCCTGAGAAAACCTGTCAGTTTAGTCTGCAGTACAGTGAATGCAACTTTTATATCAAGACTTTCAAATTCATCAATGCTGACAATTTCATTATCAAGTGTTTCTGCAATGTACACAACAGCATATCATCACACTGCACATTGTAAAAGTGTATACTTTTGAGGTTAAATTTGCTAATGTAGAAGTGTTGAGCTTGTTTGAATACTTTTTGTGGATTTAGAAAAAAGCCAAAGCTGATATTTTTGTCCCAATATTGACAATTGAATTAACTAAGGTACACTCCATTACCAGCCATCGATTGTCCAATgtggaagtgactgttttattaaagtatgtTGCCTAAAGTGTagtttctattagagtattttaacagtTCTGTATATCTGAACTtttccattatccgaacacacCTAGGGTCCAAtgagttcggataatggagggaccactgtatataGTGGGAAGATATTTATATAGATCTTACCTATTTCGCTACTGTCCTGTACTCTGCTAGTTTTGAAGTCTCCATTATTGATTTGTTGTACATTGGTAGCAGCACTCTGCAATCCATTACCAGTCTGTCCAGTGCTGGTTTCTGCATTACTGGTTTGTGAAGTACAATGTCCACCCATGTCTACAATCAGTAAAATACTAGATGGCAATTGTAAGTTTCTCTAAAATTTCCAGGAGTAAGGCCACAAACTCATTAGTTTTTTCATTCTCCAACACTCAAAATAGCAATGTGGGTGGATAGATGCATATGTGAGATAGTACACAATGACTTTCCTTTTATCTGTGTATTTTTACTAGCTAGGTAGCTCACATGGTCTACTCCAGATATAGTTTAATGGCTGTATTCACAATCAGTCACTAAGAGTATCACAAATGAAGCAAAAATTCCCCTTGAAATTTTTGGATGGTAGCAAttcgcaaaaaaaaaaaaaaaaaccttgaaaatcctgctatacagtataatattggTTTGTAAGCAACTGTTTAAAAGTAAAGATAATTAATGCTTCCTATGACAATTGAAACTAGTTTTATCTTAATCTCTCTAGCTTTATAAACAGTCATGTCAAAAAGTTATACCTTTCAGTCATAATTGGTCCTTTCTGCTTtatgatgttctattagagtacaccaATTACACATCCATTATCACAGTCAACTATTTTCATGCTAGCATTATACACTGATgcttcaggcacctattatgcagTCATGTGCCTACTTTTGTGTGCATACTTTTATGTGCACAGTGCTTGGCTATGCAAATATTATTTTAACATTGAACTGTATTAAACACATAGGTGGAAAGGGGCCTTATTAGCCCCCTTCAGAATGATATTTTGCCAAAATTATCCTCTTAAAGTGGTACTGAAAGTCATGAAaaactgatatactctaatagaacactcaaataccctaacagagcagtcataaTGCTCCATAAAAACCATTAAAAACATTTTTGGCCTATAGCAGGAATTGAACCACCACCTGACCTCTCATCTTGAGAGTTGGTATCTTACCACTGTACTAAGTGTTTAAAAGCTTGTTTTTTGTATTGCTTATAAATGCTGCTTACCTCCTAACCCTGTAGTCAGTAACACTAAAATCTTTGCAAAACAGCcttttattttgtaaaaatagGACTGCAACTGgcctgttttaaatactttatGACTAAATAAGTTGGTGGTTCATAGTAATGTTTCAAATTGTACCTATTAGTTCTAGTGAGCTTTCTTTGAGACATTGTAAAAGCTAAAATGggtacagcttctgggggtgcATTGTGGGGAGCCCCTGCTTACAgaaattctatactctggtTAACCCCCTTACACCAACTACTTTAGTCTGTAGAATCCGCTGTATGACTATTCTTCATGTTAATTCACAAAATTGAACGTGGAACAACAGCTATATACTgcttgtagctatagctatatatacatagctacgGGCTTCTTGTTTCAACTTGATTTGGGTGGAAATCTCAAGAGTATAGGGTCAGTAGGTTGGCATATAAATAAAAATGTTAGGACAAAATcggtacaaaaatgataaaatACAAGAAAGGGAGGAGTGCTGTCTCAAAGAAACGGCAACCTGTTTATAGCCATAGTGTGTTTCAGACATTTGCAGGTAAACAATAACGTATACATACAACTTTTCGAGGTATGTAATGTTTCATGGATTAAAAAATTCAGATTTTTTGCAGTTTTATTTTTAAGGATCACTCATTTTTTCACACAGGCTACCTATTGTATAGCAGGGCCAATTCTGATAATTGCTAATTTTTGAGGACTAAAATTTTGCAGACTGCCAAGCAACCACAAAATCCGTGAAAATTACGTTTGtcgaaaatttgtacatatacagtaattGAAATGTACTGGAAGAATATGAGACTTGTGTTTAGAGTTTCTAATGGTATTTTAGTTTCATTTTCTTCCATTTGTGAAACTTATTTTTAAATCTATGAAAAAGGCGGGCCTGTGAAACAGCTACTCAAGTTGACATATATCATATAAGATTGATCCTACTCTTGGTGGGTGTCAAAGCTGTATCACAAACCTTTCAGGAGCTGTATACCTACTCCCAAAATTTAATGTTGCGCAACACTCAATGCACTCGCCTCAGAATAGTACCCCAAAGTGGGGGGAGGCAAGTCATGTGAGGTGGCTGTCGCATTTAAAATTAAAGTTATTAACTGTACCTTAGCATGTCAAGGGGTCTAGAGGCAACAGGAAAATTTGAATGCttcgagattgaatctgagagcattttcaatggttcttgaataggatactcctataatattatggcagTAATtatcattaagatactgtacaatataattattagcaAACAAAGGCATTAGACTCAAGCACTTGCAATAGATACATTTGTTAATGCAAACAGATTGAATAAATCATATAGCAGAACCGACTTTGCATATGTCCtggctgaatgttctattaggccATATCATCTCCCACCCACATAAGGATTTTTTTGTACCACTGGTAGCTGAATGCAACCTTTAAAAGTTGGTAACTAGCTAGAGTAATCTATGAAAATTGCATTCTATGTTATTTTAGCTAACTAATTCAATCTAGTTAGTAAACAAGAAAATAAAGTTCACTCTCCTGTACTGCTACTTTGAGTATAAAACTAACACCCCATTCACACTGTCCCGGGTTACTTTCAACTCGGGTTATGGAACTTGAGTCAGTCTTCGTTCACATTACTGCTCAACTAGTGGGCTGGGAATTGCGTGTGCTGAATAATAATGAGCTATAACAAGCGCACAATAATTAATAAGCTTTAGGCACTTAATAAAAATGCACTGGAATTGTAGCAAGAAAGCatagaaccagctgaaataagtcATACAGTGTAATAGCCACCATGTTTAAACTATTGGGTGCTCCTTTCACCAAGAAAATCAATGCATCATTAGAGTATAACTATCAAATAGTCTACCAAAAGTACAGTACGTTGTAACTATTTTGTAGAACAGTTTTAATATACTTGCTGTGTGGCCATTTTATTGTCAGCCTGAGTTGGCCAGCCTGGAATGTGTTCACACCGTATTCTATTCTGGGCCAACCCGTGCCGGTTTGGGACGGTTCGATTGATTTGCATTATTTCAAGCCGTGCTGTGCTGTACCCGGGTCAGAAGGTAGCCTAAGGTAGccttttttttgtctaagttttactggtACGTTATTACTGACTTTCGGTTCAGCATTCACTGCCTAAATGTtacaccccgttcacactactaaaatgaaaaaaatgtagaaaaaaaaaCACTGCAAAACATCCAGGGACCACCATTGTGTTAGGTCAGTGTGCTACTGgctatgctaccgctgctaacTACCCATCTCCCCCACTTTTCTATCTTGTAAATGTGACTCAAGGAGTAACCTGTAAGAACCTACAcccaggtgaagaagaaaccaaagctgaacccgaccctattGCTATTCAGTAACCACTTCTGTAAAGTTATGTGGCCTTGAAAAGAAGtagttaagtgactgctctattagagtatctcgatcttgtagaCTCCCAAGGCAcctttaggcccctatttggtgattattagtttctcatccaccgcccgcatccttcttaagctaccgcatggtaagccattatttactctgtgcatgctcagaagaacacgtgataccaaactgttataattgtttgttgatgaacgctacaatgcgctaaatatcgccaggagaactgttgtttccttagcaaattgctgtagtgccagttgcaatcgtgctttatcgacttcatcaaagcaggctttcagttgactgtcgaaaaacagttggcgatcacgaaaagtagtgaaggaaatgtttgtagtaagaaagaaagacaatttggacaaggtctgtacatcagtgtgttaatattataaaataatggcataatggtaataccctcccgcccgcaccataataattagaaaggctggatgagaaactaataatcaccaaataggggccttaacaCAAATTCTACATAATCAAGGCAAGTGAGTAGGCTAAAGAGGTACAGTAGTTAGCTTTAGGGCATGGGAAAAAGTGAGGGGGTAATGCCTCTCCACTCTTCAAAGTTTAGGGGGTCCTATTTCTCCACCCCTGACTCACCTTGTAACAATGATTCAATGCTACTCGCCACATTATTCAAGTCGACCTTCCTAACTGCTGCTATTAACTTGTCCCAGGTGGGTGTGACATCTGTCTCCAGCCATTTGCTGAACATCTTTCTACAGCACATTTGCGCGTCGTGTTTGCAGTCACTTTCAATGATGTTTAGTAAGGATTCGTATTTCGGATCTAGTAATTCTAGCCCAAGATAGTACCATTGTTCAGCGGCAACTAAAGGTATCACGTGTCTTAAATCTCTCATCGCAGGACGAGTTTGGCCTACAAAAAAAGTCACCATAGGAATCGCTATAAACGAAGAACGTACCGATTGGTAGAGTCATCTGATTTTATAGTAAGGTATGGATTAGTGGGCAAATAACCTACGACCCCTCCGAGTGGTCGTCGAAGTGGTCACATGCGCGCTATTGTAAGCACCAAGCCACGCCCGCTCTAACAGCCCAGACATCTTCTTCTGGTGGCATGTTTTTGCTaagtataaataaataaatagtaatGGAGTTGCGTATGGAATGTATTGGAAAAGCAGACGTTTATTTTACGAACGCGGGCTCAGAATTAGGGTCTGGCTACGAAGGGGCGGCCGAGCCACACCAGCCAGCCGAGACAGAAATCATCCATGGCTCTCGATCCagtgtgcatttcatttgcaaaatactTCTAGCAGGTTAAATGTGCCCATGGGATGGTGCTGCAACTGATACAAGTTTTTATTGTGGGGAATGCTGAATGgtgtttttcttttctttttttgggggggggggggggggtgtgtaactaatcactggactggactactggactgacatatttttggtttttacacattctgaggttggttttatgaGTCTTGCTAGtcaagggccttcagaaaacttgcagcctgctactaaaatgatgagtgtgaggagtggagtaagcaaaaactgacttctcactacttgttatgctctacggcatttatacacttcttaatattgtgttttggagattgtaatatcTAGCAATAGCTAGCCAAAAaccattttactatatttgtactacctatgatacactgtacttatatccttgaactaaatagctcagatccctgggacacaacctatccttcctaagATAATCTATTGTAGTTAAATTTGTTCCTACATGTAATATACAAGCTCATTGCACAACTGTAGAgtttttctgctatcatgattagttcttacatgtgctggttggcgtactgtaatatgtgaccaaatttattagcattgtacaagcttgtTACTACCTCCAAGACTTTATCattggttaaccataactagcacattccctgcagcatactgataaggagtaaAGGTATATGCACTGTAGGAGAACATAATAAATAAAggtgaaatcactagaagtcagtttttcTTATttcactcctcacactcatcattttagtaacagactgcaagttttctgaaggcccttggctagcaggactcaataaaaccaacctcagaatgtgtaaaaaccaaaaatatgccagtccagtagtccagttcagtgattagttacaccctttTTTTCTAGAGtatttgttctattagagtatctcgatcttgtataaacCCCCCTCCATGGTCCCGTTTGTATATGCCATTCTTTAAGTGTGTAactgaactactcatgactgCCACTGGTCCCTACGACTCTTAACCAATGCAGACTACTTAGAAAGTATAATTTATTACTAATTTATATCTCCATGCATGCATAAACTGACTGCTCTGCAAGTAATATttatagtgcatgcatgcaatgttACAGTTGTCAGTGATGGTACAACAATAGAGGCTTGGGATGTTTGAAGCACATTTTGCAAGGACAAGTCAAAATGGTAACTGCATGTGCTGGTTGTCTGGATCAAAGTTATTCATAAAGTGCTGCTATAGAATTTGAAAGGCTGAGTCAAGTTGATTACTGGTAAGCTGTTAGCTAAATGTTTGAGGTAAtctgttgaaatagaagttgCTTAGATAAACATGCTCAAATTTGTTGACTAAAAGAAGACTTTGTAGAATGGTGGATTGATTTAAGGATGGCGCAAAAATCATAAGTATACAATAATGGAAACAGCTGCAGTGGGTTGAGTTTGATAAGGCAAATTTTGTAATCAGAAACATAGTCATTGAAAATATATTTGGTGGCTTGGTGCTGAATTCTTTTGAGAGCAGAGATATATCATGGAGAAGGTATAGAGATACCATAATGGAGAACAATAGAATAGCTGGGATCTTACTAGTGCTATATACAGGATTGTAATGTTAATAGATTGGCTGAATGTATGTCCAAAAATTCTGTAATTAAGCTTTAGATTGTAGTGGTTTTGTCAAGACAAGTAAGTGGATTAGACGATACCAAGGTCATGCACGATGAGTGTTGTTATAGACATTATTAGGGAATCACCAAGTAAGGAACTTTGCATTAAAGGAAATTTGTTAGTGTTGAAAGATAAATTTTGAGTCATGAGACCAGTCAGATAAAGAGTTGTGGTCATCCGCCTGCATGGAGTTTGAGGGTGTCAAGTAGTTAAGAAATGAGTTTGTAGTATTTTGTGTACATgtcatctgcaaaagataatGCATTGCAGTGATGAAtctatagaaacaagtcattaaTGTAAACCAGGAACAAAATTGGTCCAATTAAGGATGTTcccctggggcacacctgatAAGACTGGAAGTATAGTGTGGAGTGAACCATTGAGACTATTAGATATGATTTAAACTATGTACCACAGGTCACCATGCAGTAATACTGATTCGCCAATAATTTTAGATTTTAGAAGTAGTTCATTAATTGTGAGGAACTTGGTTGAAAGCTTTTGAAAACTCTAAATAGATCACATCCGGTCCGTTTGTGGTAGAGTGTAAGTACTCTGAGAAAACATGATAAAAGCAGTTTTTACATGTTGAAATTTTTGAGTCCTTGCTGAAGGCAAATTTGTGGACTATAGATTTTCTTTATAAAATTGACCTTGGCTTGTATATTTTGGAGATTTTCTTCTGCTGTTTTAATATGAAGTAGATTATGACCAGCAGGGTGAGAGTAGCTTTTCTTACATATAGTATTATtgtaatagagtgcacattttttgaggacttctaatagaacatacatagaatgttctagaacttctattggtagatcacaAACGTTTGATCATAAGCACATTTAACTAATTTATAatgcagaaattaagtgaagtgatcaggtggggtctattctacggaacggaatgatggactaaattatggaacggaatgctttctcaaattgaagcttgcagcttaccattgctgtacaagttatcggtagcacctccagcaggtaatcaaacgtaccccaagaaagatagaaacaatttaaggatcgattgtgggttcttgttggttgtcattagtaacgaagtactaattgtggaaTTCAAGTACTAATATTATTGTGGAattagctgactcagtgtgttcatcttcggatgtatcaagtagggaacttaatgcatgacttgtttttactagtatgtgagttgtttttgcttactttgactttaaaATGTACACTaacctttctaatcggcataaatcagtatgtagctacactacaaaggaaataAGTATGGTGACAAGTTGAATCAActcagaatctaaaggaattttgtgcagtgtgtgaggagcaaacattcagataccacaaggaggctatattgtgtgaacatcaatgattcattaacggtgcagtggactaatgccagatatctcagcttgagtagtgagttgaatccaggatggggtgtattctacagaatggaatgctttctgaatcaaaacttgcagcttggctagccgctatcattgctgaaatgcATAGGGtagtaataaaatattaatagctgtctcatgcagtgattgtcctcctacctgatatatcaagcaggtctcttcaatccATTTATTgtatgaccaaggcaagttttgttactacaatacattagccgattggatgtcagttgtttctgctgatcttgacaagataaattgTTTAGAAGACCACTATTTCTTCAGTTTAGAGCATAAtgtccacagagaaattaactagaaagttactggtgacaggaaaagacTAGAATGAGATGGGagagaaatttttttttttggttacctatactgtacaacttcaaagaaaACATAcggacaaatcaataaaatacaataaggtgaattatagatttaaatacttgaTATGAATTAGacaattattgttccaaagcaaaattataGATGGAAAaaaagactggtgagatcttggttaatgacagtggttggagattaaaagggtggtaatttCTTGTTCTTGAGTATGTTGCAAAGTgaaggtacaaatcaaaatgggatatccatataatttgtatacataaatattctggcattactgtattcatttgtcctccacttgaATATTCTACAACAGTgttggtacattggcagtctaccaaCTCTTGAGTAGATCCGACACAGAGTAGTCCTGGGCAATACTGAAAATAATGCTGTTTGATATATTGACAAGCTTATATTCACGATATGATTAAATATTGAGTATAATTAAATTTGTCAAGCAGTGAGACTATaacattacataacacattattgCATCATATTATATCATAGAATG
The nucleotide sequence above comes from Dysidea avara chromosome 3, odDysAvar1.4, whole genome shotgun sequence. Encoded proteins:
- the LOC136250189 gene encoding uncharacterized protein — protein: MTLPIGQTRPAMRDLRHVIPLVAAEQWYYLGLELLDPKYESLLNIIESDCKHDAQMCCRKMFSKWLETDVTPTWDKLIAAVRKVDLNNVASSIESLLQDMGGHCTSQTSNAETSTGQTGNGLQSAATNVQQINNGDFKTSRVQDSSEIETLDNEIVSIDEFESLDIKVAFTVLQTKLTGFLRKADFLTMRRACVTQAKAMQLHKDLMSRISMTVNVDALLDMLADSQYFSWIDIRLVETMVAASGSPQALQNFTNYKHVLFSKRVGDVLPNSIDFFSDHYAESIGKKSSDITMGDLLRRLSQRQLQDMFEAINDGILY